One Helianthus annuus cultivar XRQ/B chromosome 7, HanXRQr2.0-SUNRISE, whole genome shotgun sequence genomic region harbors:
- the LOC110916524 gene encoding putative pentatricopeptide repeat-containing protein At5g37570, whose translation MISLSSSSPSPLSLLKSCKTIRTLEQIHAQIIRKGSEQDHVLISEFISICNSLYPNKITYAGTVFDRVLQPNIYLWNTLIKGYSTYSSFATCFGFFRRMKQSCVCADKYTFPSIIKACSSVVALKEGRVVHGLIVKCGLEDDVFVGSSLVDFYGKCGQVFNARKVFDEMFVRNEVTWTSMIVGYSSTGDYLEAKKLFDEMPERNVASWNAMINGFVKSGDLVGAKLLFDEMPEKNMVSFGTMIDGYAKSGNMASAHALFDQSPEKDIVSWSAMISGYAQNGQPKEAVKMFNDMLSRNVKPDEYVMVSLMSACSQTGDWELAKWVDSYLSESSIDLGQHHVTAALVDMHAKCGNLDRAAAFFDKMPTRDLVSYCSMIQGLSVHGHAVQAIALFRKMLAEGLTPDDAAFTIILSACSHVDLVDEGCHFFEIMVNEYSIAPSTDHYACKVSLLGRAGRLREAYDILKEMPMEPHAGAWGGLLWACRIHGDVALGKEVADRLIKIEPQNPANYVLLSDIYAASNQWSDVHHVRNLMSEKGIRKLCGRSWI comes from the coding sequence ATGATTTCTCTGTCATCATCATCACCCTCACCATTATCCCTCTTAAAATCCTGCAAAACCATTCGAACCCTCGAACAAATTCACGCCCAAATCATCCGTAAAGGGTCCGAACAAGATCACGTTCTTATAAGCGAATTCATCTCTATATGCAACTCACTCTATCCCAACAAAATCACCTATGCTGGAACTGTTTTTGACCGTGTTCTTCAACCCAATATTTATCTTTGGAACACCCTCATTAAAGGGTACTCTACCTACTCTTCTTTTGCCACGTGTTTCGGATTTTTTCGACGTATGAAACAAAGTTGTGTTTGTGCGGATAAGTATACTTTTCCGTCGATTATTAAAGCTTGTTCCAGTGTTGTGGCATTGAAAGAAGGGCGGGTTGTTCATGGGTTGATTGTTAAGTGTGGTCTGGAAGATGATGTGTTTGTGGGGTCTAGTTTGGTTGATTTTTATGGGAAATGTGGTCAGGTTTTTAATGCACgtaaggtgttcgatgaaatgtttGTGAGAAATGAGGTCACTTGGACGTCTATGATTGTCGGGTATTCGAGTACTGGGGATTATTTAGAGGCCAAGAAgttgttcgatgaaatgcctgaaAGAAATGTTGCCTCATGGAATGCGATGATTAATGGGTTTGTTAAGTCAGGTGATTTGGTTGGTGCGAAGTtgttgtttgatgaaatgcctgagAAGAATATGGTTTCGTTTGGTACGATGATTGATGGGTATGCGAAATCTGGAAATATGGCGTCAGCACATGCTTTGTTTGATCAATCACCCGAGAAAGATATTGTTTCGTGGTCTGCGATGATATCGGGGTATGCACAGAATGGTCAGCCTAAAGAGGCTGTTAAAATGTTTAATGACATGCTTTCTAGGAACGTTAAGCCGGATGAATATGTGATGGTGAGTTTAATGTCCGCATGTTCACAAACCGGAGACTGGGAGTTGGCTAAGTGGGTCGATTCTTATTTGAGCGAAAGTTCGATTGACCTTGGTCAACATCATGTGACCGCGGCATTAGTAGACATGCACGCAAAGTGCGGGAATCTAGACAGAGCGGCAGCGTTCTTTGATAAAATGCCTACGCGCGACTTAGTATCTTATTGTTCGATGATACAAGGACTGTCGGTTCATGGTCATGCGGTTCAAGCTATAGCCCTTTTTCGTAAAATGTTAGCAGAAGGGCTGACACCAGACGATGCGGCCTTCACGATCATTTTAAGTGCGTGTAGTCATGTTGATCTTGTTGATGAAGGTTGTCACTTTTTTGAAATTATGGTCAATGAATACTCTATTGCTCCGTCTACCGATCACTACGCGTGTAAAGTGAGTCTTCTTGGTCGTGCGGGAAGGTTAAGAGAGGCGTATGATATTCTTAAAGAGATGCCCATGGAACCGCATGCGGGTGCTTGGGGTGGTCTTCTTTGGGCTTGTAGGATACATGGTGATGTGGCGTTAGGAAAAGAGGTTGCGGATCGACTTATTAAGATTGAGCCTCAGAATCCTGCGAATTATGTGTTGTTATCTGATATTTATGCGGCTTCAAATCAATGGTCTGATGTTCACCATGTAAGGAATTTGATGAGCGAGAAGGGGATCCGAAAACTTTGTGGGCGTAGTTGGATTTAA
- the LOC118480392 gene encoding RING-H2 finger protein ATL7-like isoform X2, with the protein MSPGINLVMTVIGSTVSTMFIVFVCTRLICARIHYISARRSFRMSSRSDLNARERGMRGAESFIAASFPTKKCIVCLSNYHADDTLRILPSCGHFFHSSCIDIWLQQHCTCPVCRVSLREIFNNPCPLQPMYSSAVRFSSRAADSNRMDPTTESQPRSTDNIQEAGPNSSNTNDNGPAGSKNSVSKQFESPSDV; encoded by the exons ATGTCTCCTGGAATTAATTTAGTGATGACTGTAATTGGGTCTACAGTGAGTACTATGTTCATCGTCTTCGTGTGTACAAGGTTAATATGTGCTCGTATTCATTACATATCTGCAAGAAGATCGTTTCGTATGTCTTCTAGATCTGATCTCAACGCT CGGGAGCGTGGCATGCGTGGTGCTGAATCTTTCATTGCAGCAAGCTTCCCTACAAAGAA ATGCATAGTTTGTCTTTCAAACTACCATGCAGATGACACGCTTCGCATTCTGCCATCATGCGGACACTTTTTCCACTCATCATGCATCGACATATGGCTGCAGCAACACTGCACGTGTCCCGTTTGTCGAGTCTCGTTACGTGAAATATTTAACAACCCGTGCCCGTTGCAACCCATGTACAGTTCAGCTGTCAGATTCTCATCAAGAGCAGCTGACAGTAATAGGATGGACCCCACCACTGAAAGTCAACCACGGTCAACTGACAACATACAAGAAGCAGGACCAAACAGCTCAAACACAAACGATAATGGTCCAGCTGGGTCGAAAAATTCGGTGAGCAAACAATTTGAAAGCCCGTCGGATGTTTAA
- the LOC118480392 gene encoding RING-H2 finger protein ATL7-like isoform X1 gives MSPGINLVMTVIGSTVSTMFIVFVCTRLICARIHYISARRSFRMSSRSDLNARERGMRGAESFIAASFPTKKYSDPFFSYAKDAQCIVCLSNYHADDTLRILPSCGHFFHSSCIDIWLQQHCTCPVCRVSLREIFNNPCPLQPMYSSAVRFSSRAADSNRMDPTTESQPRSTDNIQEAGPNSSNTNDNGPAGSKNSVSKQFESPSDV, from the exons ATGTCTCCTGGAATTAATTTAGTGATGACTGTAATTGGGTCTACAGTGAGTACTATGTTCATCGTCTTCGTGTGTACAAGGTTAATATGTGCTCGTATTCATTACATATCTGCAAGAAGATCGTTTCGTATGTCTTCTAGATCTGATCTCAACGCT CGGGAGCGTGGCATGCGTGGTGCTGAATCTTTCATTGCAGCAAGCTTCCCTACAAAGAAGTATAGCGATCCGTTCTTTTCTTATGCAAAAGATGCTCA ATGCATAGTTTGTCTTTCAAACTACCATGCAGATGACACGCTTCGCATTCTGCCATCATGCGGACACTTTTTCCACTCATCATGCATCGACATATGGCTGCAGCAACACTGCACGTGTCCCGTTTGTCGAGTCTCGTTACGTGAAATATTTAACAACCCGTGCCCGTTGCAACCCATGTACAGTTCAGCTGTCAGATTCTCATCAAGAGCAGCTGACAGTAATAGGATGGACCCCACCACTGAAAGTCAACCACGGTCAACTGACAACATACAAGAAGCAGGACCAAACAGCTCAAACACAAACGATAATGGTCCAGCTGGGTCGAAAAATTCGGTGAGCAAACAATTTGAAAGCCCGTCGGATGTTTAA